CACTGAGCTACGCAGGCACCTTTTTAATTCTTCACTTTATGGTGGGGAGGGTAGGATTCGAACCTACGAAGGCGACAGCCGGCGGATTTACAGTCCGCTCCCTTTGTCCACTTGGGTACCTCCCCACAAAAAACCATGGAGCCGGTGATCCGACTCGAACGGACGACCTGCTGATTACAAATCAGCTGCTCTACCAGCTGAGCTACACCGGCACAACTTTTCCGTTATGCCTGAATAAATATAAGGGATAGAGGGCAACATGTCAAGCAAAAATTATGCACTCTAAACACAAGAAATTATTGTGACCACCAGAACGTCCTGGGAGAAAATGATTGCCACAAATTTGTAGTCCAATCTTTTATTCAAGAAGACTGAATACTATCATATCCTTTTCAAAGAATGACCAGCTTTTATGCTATAATCAAAACTAACTAAAAACACGAAAGGAGGGGGGATTTTATCCACAAAAATCCATCTTTCTTCGGTTCATTCCAAAACCATTAAGAGGAGGAGAAAAATGAGAAAAAAAGTTTTTCTGGCAATTTTAGTTGGCGTGGTGTTTTTGCTAAGTTCAGCGTTCGTTCTGGCTCAGGAACCCAAATACGGAGGTACCCTGGTTTTTGGAAGCGGTGGCGATGCTACTCGCCTGGACCCCGCTGATGTAACCGATGGGCTTTCTATCACCAGGACTGACAATATTTTTGAGGGCCTGGTTCAGTACAAGCCTGGAACCACCGAAATAGAGCCTTGCCTTGCCGAGCGCTGGGAAGTTTCCGAGGACGGACTGACCTTTACCTTTTACCTCCGCAAAGGCGTAAAATTCCATGATGGCACTGACTTCAACGCCGATGCTGTGGTTTACTCTTTCAAAAGACAATTCGACCCCAACCACCCCTTCCACAAATACGGAGAATGGGCTTACTGGAAATGGATGTTCACCTCGGTAAAAGACGTGGTCAAAGTCGATGACTACACAGTTAAAATTATTCTCTCTGAGCCCTACGCTCCATTTTTGAGCAATCTGGCCATGTTTACTGTAGCCATCGTCAGTCCAACCGCCTGTGAAAAGTATGGGCCGGATTTCTTTAAAAATCCGGTGGGTACCGGTCCTTTCAAATTTGTGGAATGGGTCAAAGACGACCACATAACCTTGGAAGCTTTTGAAGACTACTGGCAGGGAAGACCCTATCTCGACCGTATTATCTTCAGAGTTATACCCGATCCCTCGGTACGCCTTCTGGAGCTTGAGAAAGGTTCCATAGATGCTATGGAATACCCCAATCCCGACGACCTGGAGCGAATCAAAAACAACCCTGACCTGATGCTCCTTGAAGCCCCGGGCATTAACGTGGGATACCTTGCCATGAATATGGGAGAAGATACCCCTGGTTTCCAGAAACCATTCGGGGATGTGCGGGTGCGCAGAGCAATCAACCATGCCATCAACAAAGAAGCCATCGTGAAATACCTCTACAAAGATACTGCGATTGTAGCCAAAAACCCCATTCCGCCTACCATGTGGGGCTACAATGACGAAATAGAAGACTATGAGTACAACCCCGATAAAGCTCGTGAATTACTCAAAGAAGCTGGATACCCCAACGGCTTTGAAACCACTCTCTGGGCTATGCCAGTGTCCCGTCCCTATATGTACGATCCTCCAAAAATTGCCGAGGCCATCCAGGCAGACCTGGAAGCGGTAGGCATCAAGGCTAACATTTACACCGTAGAGTGGGGAACTTACCTGCAGGAAACCGAAGCTGGAAAACACCCCATGTGTCTTCTGGGCTGGACCGGTGATAACGGTGACCCGGATAACTTCCTTTATGTGCTACTTGACAAAGACAACGCCATCGTGGGAAGCGCAGGAAACGTAGCTTTTTACCGCAACGACGAACTTCACGAAATACTGATCAAGGCTCAAAGAACTTACGACCAGGAAGAACGAATCAAGCTTTACAAAAAAGCTCAGGAAATAATTCACAACGATGCGCCCTGGGTACCTATAGCTCACGCCAAAAACCAGATGGTGTTCAAAAAAGATGTTAAGGGATATGTGCTTCATCCCCTGGACCGTAAGTTCTTTTACACCACCTGGCTGGATCGCTAAAATGAGGGGGCATTTTTGCCCCCCATTTTATCTTAGTCATGGTGAATGCTTATGAAGCGGTATATTATCAAAAGGCTGTTGCTTCTTATACCAGTGCTTTTTGGAGTTTCCATAATTGTTTTTGTCGTGGTGCGCCTGGCACCAGGCGATCCTGCCCGGATACTTGCTGGTGAACACGCTTCCCCCGAGTACGTGGAAGCGATGCGTACCAAGTGGCAGCTTGACAAGCCTCTTTATATTCAGTATTTGGTATGGCTACGTAATCTACTCAGGGGAGACTTGGGCCGTTCCATTGCCACCCGCTCCCCGGTGCTTGAAGAAATTCTGCAGCGTTTCCCAGCAACCCTGGAACTCTCCATTGCCGCTATGCTCTTTGCAATCGTGGTGGGCATCGCTGCGGGAGTTACTGCAGCGGTAAAGCAATACTCCTTCTGGGACTACTTTTCAATGACCGGGGCACTTTTCGGAGTTTCCATGCCCGTTTTCTGGCTGGGTCTTATGCTCATGTTTATTTTCGGTCTGGAACTGGATTGGCTTCCGGTTTCAGGGAGAATCGATGTTGGAGTAAACTTAAAAGTCATCACCGGGCTTTATCTTCTGGATTCTCTGTTAACCCTGAACAAAACAGCATTTTTGAGCGCCCTCTCCCATCTCATTTTACCCAGTATTGCTCTGGGTACCATACCTATGGCACTCATTGCTCGCATGACCCGCTCGGCAATGCTTGAGGTAATCCGCCAGGATTTTATCCGCACCGAACGGGCCAAGGGGCTTCCCGAAAAAATGGTCATCTATAAGCATGCGCTAAAAAATGCCCTGATACCCATCGTCACAGTAATTGGCATGGAATTTGGGCTTTTGCTTGGCGGGGCCATTCTCACTGAAACCGTTTTTTCCTGGCCTGGCCTTGGCCGCTACACGGTTGATGCCGTCTACGCTCGGGATTATCCAGCCATCCAGGGAGCAGTGCTGTTTATTGCTTTCGTGTTTGTGGTAGTCAACCTGGCAACCGACGTTTTATATGCCTATCTCAATCCCAGAATACGGTATCAATAAGATGACGAAGAGCAACATAGCCAAGCTACAGGGATACTGGTACTTTTTAAAGAAAAACAAATCTGCCCTGGCGGGTCTGATTATTTTGATTGTTCTCCTCTTTGTGGCTCTGTTTGCCCCTTACCTTGCTCCCAACGACCCCTTGCAGCGCAGCCTGGCCCATCGCCTGTTACCAGGTTTCTGGGCTGGCAAAGAATACGCGCAGTTTCCCTTGGGCACCGATTACCTGGGACGCTGCATCCTTTCCCGTATCATCTGGGGTACCCGTACTTCACTTTCGGTAGGCTTTATCGCTGTGGGTATATCTACTCTGATAGGCCTGGTGCTGGGGCTTCTGGGAGGGTACTTTGGTGGAAAAATCGATACCTTTTTGATGCGTATCGTGGATATTATGTTTGCCTTTCCCAGTATCCTCCTTGCCATCACCATCATGGCTGCACTTGGTCCAGGGCTTGAGAAGGCAATGATTGCCATAGGCATTGTTTACTCTCCACAAATGGCCAGAGTGACCAGAAGCGCTGTGCTGGTAATCCGGGAGATGGATTACATTCAGGCCGAAAAAGCTCTGGGCGCTTCCCATTTGCGGATTATCTGGCACCACATTCTACCCAATTCTCTGGCCCCAGTTATTGTCTACTCAACCCTGAGCGTGGCCAACGCCATCCTGGATGCTGCGGCTTTGGGCTTTTTAGGGCTTGGTGCCTTACCCCCCACCCCAGAGTGGGGTGCCATGCTTTCTAACAGCAGGCAGTTTTTGCTTTCTGGGGCCTGGTGGGCAGCCACCTTCCCCGGGTTGGCCATTATGATTTCAGTGCTGGGACTCAATCTTCTGGGAGATGGACTTCGGGATATTCTGGACCCCAGATTGAGGGTGTGATGATGAATCTGGTTCCTTTACTGGAAATAAAAAATCTGAAAACTTACCTTAAAACACCTCGCGGCACGGTCAGAGCAGTGGACGGCGTAAGCCTGGAAATCTTTCCTGGAGAAACCATGGGTCTTGTAGGGGAATCAGGGTGCGGAAAAAGCATGACCGCTTTGTCAATACTGAAACTGTATCCCCAACCCCAGGGGAAAATCGTGGCAGGAGAAATCTTCTTTGAGGGTCAGAACCTGGTGCCACTCAAAGAGGAAGAAATGTGGAAAATACGTGGCAAGAAAATCTCTATGGTTTTTCAGGAGCCGATGACTTCTCTGGACCCGGTATTCCCGGTTGGAGAAGAAATCATGGAAGTTTTGCGTATTCATGAAGCAATGTCGCCTGCTACAGCCAGAGAAAAAGCGATTGAAATGCTTCGCTTGGTCAGAATACCTGAGCCAGAAAGGATATTCCACAGTTACCCCCACCAGCTCTCGGGAGGAATGCGACAGCGGGTAATGATTGCCATAGCTTTAGCCTGTCGTCCCAGACTGCTTCTTGCCGATGAGCCCACCACGGCGCTGGACGTGACCATTCAAGCCCAGATTCTGGAGCTCATTGAGGAACTCAAAGAAGAACTGCACACGGCAGTGCTCCTGATTACCCATGACCTGGGGGTGGTAGCCGAAACCTGCCAGAGGGTAGCCGTGATGTATGCGGGTAAAATCGTTGAAAAAGCCCAGGTATTCGAGCTATTTGATAATCCCCTGCATCCTTATACTCGGGCATTGCTTGCTTCTATACCTCACATAGAAGAAGAGAAAGAGGCTCTGGAAAGCATCCCAGGCAGTGTGCCTGACCTTTTGAACCCTCCTTCTGGTTGTCGTTTTCATCCCCGTTGTCTGCAAGCCTTTGAGCGCTGCCGGAAAGAAGAACCGCAGCTTAAAGAAAAGGAGGAAAAACACTGGGTAGCATGTCATCTTTACTCCTGAAGGTCAACAATCTTTCCAAAAAGTTTTTTGTGAAAAGCGAGCAATTCTCGGAAACGCTCACCATTGACGCAGTAAACGCTGTCTCGCTTTCCATTAACCAGGGCGAAGTGATGGCCCTGGTTGGAGAATCGGGATGCGGGAAAAGCACCTTAGGACGCTGTATCCTGCGTCTGGAAGAACCTGACACCGGAGAAGTGTTTTTTAAAAACCAAAATATCTTAGCTCTTCCTCTTCGAGAGTTGAAAACCTACCGCCAGAAAATGCAAATCATTTTTCAAGACCCCTTTGCTTCGCTGAACCCCCGCAAATCCATTCGATTTATCCTGGAAGAACCTCTCCTCATTCACGGGATAAAAAACCGCAAGGAACGGCAGGAAAAGGTGTTGATGATAGCTGAAAAAGTGGGTTTAAGCCCTGGTGATTTAGACCGTTTTCCCCACGAGTTTTCGGGAGGCCAGAGGCAGAGAGTGGGCATAGCCCGAGCACTGATTTTACAACCCGACTTCATTGTGTGCGATGAACCAGTATCTGCACTGGACGTTTCCATTCAAGCCCAGATACTCAACCTCCTTTCCACTCTACAGAAGGAAATGCAGTTGACCTACCTCTTCATTTCTCACGACCTTTCCGTGGTGAAACACATCAGCAATCGAGTGGCAGTTATGTATCTGGGTAAAATCGTCGAAGTGGCACCCAAAAAAGAACTCTTTGAAAACCCCCTGCATCCCTATACCCGGGCACTGCTTGCTTCCATACCCATACCCAATCCACGGAAAAGACGCAAAAAAATCCTGCTTCAGGGCGACCCACCCAGTCCTACCAAACCTCCTCGGGGTTGTCGTTTCCATACCCGTTGTCCAGAAAAAATGCCCATCTGCTCTGAAGAAGAACCGCTTCTCTGGGAAACCAAACCAGACCACCAGGTGGCTTGTCATCTTTTTCCCAGCTGAGCACTCAGGAGTAACAGTGATGGGGTTCTACTTCCAGAAAGCATTGGGAGCCATGCTCGATGTGCCTGGCATTTTGATAACTGTCATTCTGGTCCTGCTCTTTTTCACCTGGAAAAAGAAAAGCTCATGCCGGCATTTCCTGCTTTTTCTGGCTATTTTCACCTATCTTTTATCAAGTGGATGGGTAGCAAAAATTTTAGAGCCTGAATACCCGGAAACCAGGAAACCACCTTCTCCTCCTCAGGCAATTGTGGTTCTGGGTGGTGGTAGTCTCCGTGGAAACAATGCCCATTTACCCGGTCCTTATTCGATGCTACGCCTCAACAAAGCGTTCACTCTGTGGAAAGAAGGAAAGCCCCTGCTTATCCTAAGCGGTGGCAGTCCATGGGGAGAGAAAGTGCCAAGCGAAGCCAGAGCGATGCAAGCAGTACTCAGGGCATGGGGGGTACCTGAAGAAAAAATGCTCCTGGAAGAACACTCGAGAACCACCTGGGAAAACGCTCGGGAAGTGGCCCAAAAGGTTAGAGAACTTGGCATAAAGAGCCTTTACCTGGTAACTTCTGGGGTACACCTGAAAAGAGCGTTGCTTGCCTTCGGGCACTTCTTACCCGAAGTAAGCATTTATCCTGTGAGTGCACACCCTGCCTATGATAGAGACCCGCTCTCTTTCGAAGATTTCCTTCCCTCTCTGAAGGCCTTCGTAGCCATTGCCCAGATTTTCCACGAAGAACTGGGCTATCTCCCCTACTGGCTCCGACTGCGCTTTTAGCGGAGCCAAAAAGGTAACCCACCTTTGCGCTGGGAAAGCAAAAGACCTATGGCTATCAACAGTATGCCTATCAGTGCATTCAGGTTCAAAGTTTCCCGGTAAAACATCCAGGCAGCCAGGACTCCGAAAACCTGAATCAAAAACTGGTAGGAAACCGTACGGGAAGCACCAAGAACCCTGACTCCATTGTGCCAGAATACGTAAGCAAGGACCATAGCGGGAACCGTTCCATAAAAGAGTGAACCTAAAACACTCAGGTCAATCTGGTTCCAGGGAGCTCTCACCAGTGAGAGTAACGAAGTGGGAAGCATCCACAGAACGCCAAAAATTACACTCCAGGTGCTCACCTTGAGAGGAGAATAGCTGGTCAGCATTTTTTTGCTCAAGTAGGAGTAAAAACCCCAACACATTGCTGCAATAAGGGTGAGTAGATCTCCTTTCAGGACATCTCCTTTCAGATAGGCTCCGGTTTCTCCCTGCTGAACCAGGAAAATAACTCCCCCAAAACCCAGTCCCACTCCCAAAAGATTTACCCAACTCACCAGTTCTTCCCGTCGCAAAAAAGCAGTGAGCGTTACCACCACCGGGCTCAAAGAAAGAATGAGAACCGAATGTGAAGCCAGACTCAACTGTAACCCCATACTCCAGAGTGGCTGATAGATGCCAAACCCTATCAAACCCAAAAGCAGAAAATAGAATACATCTTCACGCCGAATCCAGGGATCATTCTCATAGCGAGAGAGTGTTAAAAAGAGAAGTGGAGCGCCTACCAGAAAACGCAAAAGTGCAAAAGAAAGGGGGCCAAAGAGCATAACCCCCCACTTCACAACACTAAAGTTAAAACCCCAAATTACAGAGACAACGAAGAGGAGAAAATGGGGATTGTATTTTTCGAGGGTAGATTCCATTTTTTTCTTTGGCAAAGAAAAGGGAAGCGTAGCGCTTCCCTTTTCTTTTACTTAATCTCTACCTCAGCACCAACTGCTTCCAGTTTGGCTTTGATTTCCTCTGCCTCGTTTTTGCTCACACCCTCTTTAATGGGTTTAGGAGCACTATCGACCAGCTCCTTAGCCTCCTTGAGGCCCAAACCGGTGATAGCACGAACTTCCTTAACAACCTGCAGCTTCTGAGAGCCTGCACTCTTCAAAATGACATCAAACTCGGTCTTCTCTTCCTCTTTTGCTGCGCCTTCTCCTGCAGCAGGTGCTGCTGCCACCTGAGCAACGGGCATCGCTGCTGAAACACCAAATTTCTCTTCGAGCGCTTTAACCAGCTCAGCGAGCTCAAGAACCGTCATCTTTTCAATAGCTTCAATAATTTCTTCCTTGGTCATGGTAAAAGTTCCTCCCTTCTTCTATTGCTTTTTCTCTTCAATGGCCTTTAAGACCCACACCAAACTCCGCAAAACACCCTGAAGCACGCCAACCAGGCCACTGAGCGGAGCGGCAATACCACCCACCACTCTGGCAACCAGCTCTTCCCGGGAAGGTAAACTGGCCAGGTTCTTCACGTCGTCAACGCCAATTTGCTTTTTCTCCAACCAGCCACCTTTGATTATCACTATCTCGGGAAGCTTTTTGGAAAACTCGTTCAACTTCTTAGCCACCTGCACTGCGTCCTGGTACGCAAAAGCAAAAGCATTTTGCCCTTTCAAAAGCTGGTCGTCAAAGGGAATATTTGCTTTCTGAAGAGCGATTCTGGCCAGGGTGTTCTTAATTACTTTCATTTCTCCGCTTGCTTCACGCAAGCTTCTGCGCAGTTCCTCTGCACTCTGGACGTTCAAACCATGATAGCTGAAAACGTAAACCGCCTGGCTCTCCTGGAGCTTGCGGTATACTTCTTCTATTATGGTGGCTTTTTCCCTCTTTTCCAATTTTTAACCCCCTTTCTTTAAAAGAAGTAAACAACAAAAAAGCTCCCCGCGGGAGCTCTGTATCTTTGCCTCCCCGGGATTTTTAAGCCCTTGGCCCCCGGTTCTCCGGCAATCAGCCGGTATTTATTTCGTACAAAAATAGTCTTAAACTCAGGCCACCCTCTTTTCCATTCTGGTCAGCGCCAACTGTGGATCCACCTTCACTGATGGACTCATGGTGGTGGCAAGAGCAATTTTTTTGATATACCTTCCTCTGGCTGCTGCCGGCTTCATGCGGTTCAGCGCTTCCAGAACTGCATAAAAGTTATCCAGGAGCTGCTCTTCAGAAAAAGAAGCTTTTCCTATGGGAACATGCACATTGCCGTAGCGGTCGTTGCGTATTTCCACTCTTCCAGCTTTAATCTCCCGGACTGCCTGAGCAACGTCGTTGGTAACTGTTCCGGTTTTAGCATTAGGCATAAGACCGCGAGGACCCAGTAGTTTTCCCAATCTTCCCACAATCCGCATCATATCTGGAGTAGCAATTGCAGCATCAAAATCAAACCAGCCTTCCTGAATTTTCTGAACCAGTTCTTCTCCACCAACATAGTCTGCTCCAGCTTCTTCGGCTTCTTTTGCCTTCTCGCCTTGAGCAAAAACCAGAACCCGCATAGTTTTCCCAGTTCCATGAGGAAGACTCACTGTACCACGAACTTGCTGATCGGACTGTTTGGGGTCAATGCCCAGGTTAACCGCCATTTCCACCGTTTCATCAAATCTGGCAGTAGCCATGCTTTTCACAAGCTGTACAGCTTCTTCAGGACTGTAAAGTTTTCCCGGTTCAACCTTTTCTTTAAGAGCAAGATATCTTTTACCCACTTTTGCCATGCTATTCACTCCTTTTACACTTAACCCTCAACGACCTCAACACCCATGCTCCGGGCAGTCCCTTCGATAATGCGCATTGCCGCTTCTATGTCGTTAGCGTTAAGGTCTGCCATTTTCTTTTCAGCAATCTCTCTGATTTTAGAGCGAGAAATTTTACCAACCTTCACCCGGTTGGGCTCACCCGAGCCCTTTTCGATGCCCAAAGCCTGCTTAATGAGGAAAGAAGCAGGAGGCGTTTTGCACACAAAGGTGAAAGAACGGTCCTGATAAATGGTTATTTCAACTGGAGTTAGTACTCCTCTATCTTTCTCAGTCTGGGCATTAAAAGCTTTACAGAATTCCATTATGTTCACACCGTGCTGACCCAAAGCAGGACCTACCGGTGGAGCCGGTGTTGCCATACCACCGGGTATCTGCAGCTTAACCACTGCAACAACCTTTTTTGCCATAAAAATCCACCTCGCTAAAGTTTCTCTATATCCGAGAAGTCGAGCTCCACAGGCGTCTCACGCCCAAAAACTGACAACAGGACTACTACTTTACCCTTTTCGTGGTCCACACTTTCCACCACGCCGGTATAGTTGAGGAAGGGTCCGGCAATGACTTTAACTGCCTCTCCCTTTTCGATGTCCAAACGGGGTTTACCCTTCTCCACTCCAGTTTGGCGCAAAATAACCTTTACTTCTTCTTCATTAAGCGGCTCTGGCTTCATTCCTGAACCTACAAAGCCAGTAACCCCAGGGGTATTGCGAACCACGTACCAGGAGCGATCGTTCATGATCATTTCCACCATCACATAACCCGGGAACACCTTCTTTTTGGTGAAGCGTTTCTTTCCCCTTTTCACCTCGATGGTTTCCTCCATGGGCACTACTACTCTGAAAATCTGGTCCTGCATGCCCATTGAAGCAATTCGACGCTCCAGATTAGCTTTAACTTTGTGCTCACTACCCGCCAGGGTATGCACTACATACCACCGTTTCTCCATTTCTTTCCGCCTAACCTCCAAAACGTATAAGAGTTACTTAAGATAAAGGCTCATTAAAGAAGTGAGCACCAGGTCTACGACACCAAGAAAAATACCCATTATGGCAATAACTGCCAGTACGGTAATGGTGCTTGCCAGCAGTTCCTTACGACCTGGCCAGCTTACTTTACGTATTTCTCCCCAAGCATCCCGGAAATAATTTCTTAAGGAACGAAACCACCTGAACAAATCCTTTCACCCATCCTTTTCGTAAAGGTAAAAGCGATTAAAAATTCGCAGTAAGGTTCAACAAATTTACTGGGCAATTATAAATGGTTATTCATTAGCTGTCAATGAATTTCATCCTTTTTGTTGACTAAATAGTGTCAATGCCATGCCTGCGTAGCCAATCCTTGAAACTCTGGTCATCACCAAGTATTTCCTGGTCGTAGTTTTCCTCCAGTTTTCTGATTTGCTGTTCCAAATCGGGATACTGTTTTACCAACTCATCTACATGACGCTCAAAGTCTTCACAGAGTTTGTCAAGCTCAGCCCAGTCAACTTCAATTCCCAAAAAAGGCACTATAAATCGCAAAGCTGCTCGAATGCCTTTGGGATTGGTGGCCCTGACATACATGGGTATTTCCACTGCAACGCTGAACATTTCCAGACCTCTTTCCCGAGAACGGAGAAGTAAAAGAGTGGCAATACTGGCCGGACCTTCATAATCTGAAAAGCGCACACTGTAAGGAGCAAGCTCTGTCTTCAGCCGTTCATGGGAAAGACTGCAATATAACCTTGGTTCCCGGGTGTGTGGTGTGAGGCCGCTAAAGCTGCCTACAAAAAAAATGCGCTTCACTCCCACTTCTTCAGCTACAGTTAGAAGATGGTTGCAAAATTCTTCCCACCTGAAATTGGGTTCTTTACCGAAAAAGAGTACCAGATTGTGTTCCTGGGAATACAAGAATTCATTAACCGGGTATTCAAAACTCTTTACCAAACCGTCTTTCAAGACCACATAGGGGCGAAACTGGGCCACCTCTTCCATGGTACCCGGAAAATTCAAAATATAAAAGTTACGCGAATCAATCTCAGCCAGAGGACTGGTTTTTATCGAATCCCGCAAAAGAGAAATGGTCCCCGAAGAAACTCCTCCACCATCCATCCACCCCGTAAAACCGATCACCATGGAAGCATTTTCCAGTTTAGGTCGTTCATAAAAAATAAGTTCTTCCAATTTTACACGTCACCTCTATTCTCCAGGTAGAAAACCTGAATCAACCTTTCCACAAAACCTTGAACCTGAAACAAAACCCTATCTAATTATAACCACTCAGGCAATACCCACAACCGACAAGTTGAAAAGCTATCAAGTGGTGTGTTAGACCCGAGAAATAAATGAGTATTCAGCCAGCACCTTCAAATTGAAAAATCCAAAGCTTTGTGAGAGAATATTTTGTTCGTTTTGCCGAAATATTCGGAAAGGCTGGGAGTGTATGCGACCCAAAAACATAACGGATTTTACACAAGGTAGCATCCCCCGACATCTGATACTTTTTTCACTGCCCATGCTGGCGGGGAATCTCCTGCAAACTTTCTACAACACGGTAGATAGCATCTGGGTAGGGCGATTTCTGGGTGCTGAAGCACTGGGAGCGGTATCAGTAGGTTTTCCTGTGCTTTTCATACTCATTTCCTTTGTGTTTGGACTGGGAATGGGCGCTAACATCATGGTAGCCCAGTACCTGGGAGCCCGAAGAGACGACGAAGTCCAGAAAACAGTCATCAACGCCCTGGTCTTACTTACCTTGTTGGGAATAGTCCTGGCCTTTGTGGGTATTAATTTACACCTGGCCATTCTGAATGCAATTCGTACCCCAGAAACCATCAAACAATTGGCCTCTCAGTACCTGACCATAATCTTTTGGGGCTTGCCTTTCCTTTTCCTTTACAATGCGATAAGTAGCATTTTGCGAGGTATGGGAGATGCTAAAACCCCTCTTTACCTTCTCATCTATGCTACCATTATCAATATCGTTCTTGACCCCCTGATGATTCTGGGCATTGGGCCTTTTCCCCCTCTGGGGGTAGCTGGGGCAGCCTTAGCCACAACCATCGCTCAGGGAGTATCAGGACTCATTGGGCTCTTTATCCTTTTCAAACTCAACATTGTCTCTTTCTCAAGAAAAAGTGGCTGGCGGGACTGGCCGACCATAACCACCATGTTCCGACTGGGTATGCCAGCCGGGGTACAGCAAAGCATTGTATCATTGGGTATTCTGGCTATGACTTCCCTGGTCAATCTTTTCGGAGAAAAGGTGGTAGCCGCCTACGGAGCAGCCACCCGAATTGACCAGTTTTCTTTTCTTCCCGCCATGACCATAAGTGTGGCCATTTCTTCGGTAGCTGGGCAAAATCTGGGCTTTGGAGATTATCAACGTTCCCGTGAGGTGTTCCGCTGGGGAACAATCATTGCTTTCTGCTTCGCACTGCCCATTGCAGCCCTGGTTTTCTTTGGAGCTGAAAACCTGATTCGCATATTCATCACCGAAGAAGGGGTCATCGCCATTGGCAAAGAATACCTGCAGATTGTGTCGTTTTCTTACATTCCCTTTTCCCTAATGTTTGCTGTCAACGGGTTTTTGAGAGGAGCCGGAGACACCCTGCAAACTATGATTAACACCCTGATTTCCCTGTGGCTTATCAGGTTGCCTCTTTCCTGGCTTCTGGCTATATACTTTGGACTCGGAGCCCGGGGCATCTGGATTGGCATGGCCACGGGTCCCGTGGCTGGTTTCTTAGTAGCCCTCGCTTACTATCGGAGCGGACGCTGGGAAAACAAGGTTTTAGTGAAAAAGGAAATACCAGATCAGAGAAATCAGGAAGAGCTACTGGCCAGCCAGTAAACGACTCAGAAAATTTAGGTCCAGATTTGCTTCCAGAACTGCACTCAGTCTATCAAGCTCTTGTTCCCGGATATCTTCCCAGGAAGCAGTGGCTTTTATATCTATGTCTAAAACTGGTAGTCCTTTTTGTTGCTTCAGACAATCGAAAAAGCGTTTTCTAAAGCTTGCACGGTCAAAAATGCCATGCACATAAGTTCCAAAAATCCGCTTATCCACACACACACCCTCAAAACGCTGCACGCCCTGACCCAGAAGCTTATCAATCACTAAAAAGGGGG
This portion of the Thermatribacter velox genome encodes:
- a CDS encoding PAC2 family protein, with the protein product MEELIFYERPKLENASMVIGFTGWMDGGGVSSGTISLLRDSIKTSPLAEIDSRNFYILNFPGTMEEVAQFRPYVVLKDGLVKSFEYPVNEFLYSQEHNLVLFFGKEPNFRWEEFCNHLLTVAEEVGVKRIFFVGSFSGLTPHTREPRLYCSLSHERLKTELAPYSVRFSDYEGPASIATLLLLRSRERGLEMFSVAVEIPMYVRATNPKGIRAALRFIVPFLGIEVDWAELDKLCEDFERHVDELVKQYPDLEQQIRKLEENYDQEILGDDQSFKDWLRRHGIDTI
- the rplK gene encoding 50S ribosomal protein L11, giving the protein MAKKVVAVVKLQIPGGMATPAPPVGPALGQHGVNIMEFCKAFNAQTEKDRGVLTPVEITIYQDRSFTFVCKTPPASFLIKQALGIEKGSGEPNRVKVGKISRSKIREIAEKKMADLNANDIEAAMRIIEGTARSMGVEVVEG
- a CDS encoding MATE family efflux transporter: MRPKNITDFTQGSIPRHLILFSLPMLAGNLLQTFYNTVDSIWVGRFLGAEALGAVSVGFPVLFILISFVFGLGMGANIMVAQYLGARRDDEVQKTVINALVLLTLLGIVLAFVGINLHLAILNAIRTPETIKQLASQYLTIIFWGLPFLFLYNAISSILRGMGDAKTPLYLLIYATIINIVLDPLMILGIGPFPPLGVAGAALATTIAQGVSGLIGLFILFKLNIVSFSRKSGWRDWPTITTMFRLGMPAGVQQSIVSLGILAMTSLVNLFGEKVVAAYGAATRIDQFSFLPAMTISVAISSVAGQNLGFGDYQRSREVFRWGTIIAFCFALPIAALVFFGAENLIRIFITEEGVIAIGKEYLQIVSFSYIPFSLMFAVNGFLRGAGDTLQTMINTLISLWLIRLPLSWLLAIYFGLGARGIWIGMATGPVAGFLVALAYYRSGRWENKVLVKKEIPDQRNQEELLASQ
- the rplA gene encoding 50S ribosomal protein L1, with product MAKVGKRYLALKEKVEPGKLYSPEEAVQLVKSMATARFDETVEMAVNLGIDPKQSDQQVRGTVSLPHGTGKTMRVLVFAQGEKAKEAEEAGADYVGGEELVQKIQEGWFDFDAAIATPDMMRIVGRLGKLLGPRGLMPNAKTGTVTNDVAQAVREIKAGRVEIRNDRYGNVHVPIGKASFSEEQLLDNFYAVLEALNRMKPAAARGRYIKKIALATTMSPSVKVDPQLALTRMEKRVA
- the rplJ gene encoding 50S ribosomal protein L10, producing MEKREKATIIEEVYRKLQESQAVYVFSYHGLNVQSAEELRRSLREASGEMKVIKNTLARIALQKANIPFDDQLLKGQNAFAFAYQDAVQVAKKLNEFSKKLPEIVIIKGGWLEKKQIGVDDVKNLASLPSREELVARVVGGIAAPLSGLVGVLQGVLRSLVWVLKAIEEKKQ
- the nusG gene encoding transcription termination/antitermination protein NusG, which translates into the protein MEKRWYVVHTLAGSEHKVKANLERRIASMGMQDQIFRVVVPMEETIEVKRGKKRFTKKKVFPGYVMVEMIMNDRSWYVVRNTPGVTGFVGSGMKPEPLNEEEVKVILRQTGVEKGKPRLDIEKGEAVKVIAGPFLNYTGVVESVDHEKGKVVVLLSVFGRETPVELDFSDIEKL
- the secE gene encoding preprotein translocase subunit SecE, which produces MFRWFRSLRNYFRDAWGEIRKVSWPGRKELLASTITVLAVIAIMGIFLGVVDLVLTSLMSLYLK
- a CDS encoding DMT family transporter: MESTLEKYNPHFLLFVVSVIWGFNFSVVKWGVMLFGPLSFALLRFLVGAPLLFLTLSRYENDPWIRREDVFYFLLLGLIGFGIYQPLWSMGLQLSLASHSVLILSLSPVVVTLTAFLRREELVSWVNLLGVGLGFGGVIFLVQQGETGAYLKGDVLKGDLLTLIAAMCWGFYSYLSKKMLTSYSPLKVSTWSVIFGVLWMLPTSLLSLVRAPWNQIDLSVLGSLFYGTVPAMVLAYVFWHNGVRVLGASRTVSYQFLIQVFGVLAAWMFYRETLNLNALIGILLIAIGLLLSQRKGGLPFWLR
- the rplL gene encoding 50S ribosomal protein L7/L12: MTKEEIIEAIEKMTVLELAELVKALEEKFGVSAAMPVAQVAAAPAAGEGAAKEEEKTEFDVILKSAGSQKLQVVKEVRAITGLGLKEAKELVDSAPKPIKEGVSKNEAEEIKAKLEAVGAEVEIK